Within the Miscanthus floridulus cultivar M001 chromosome 17, ASM1932011v1, whole genome shotgun sequence genome, the region gacaaatgtgctctatgtgagGGGTTAAGTTGGGATGGTAAGAGATACTTACAGTGCTGGTGACCTGCATGTTAGTGAGAAAGAGATTCGACAAAAGTTAAAAATTGTTTTAAGTTTAGCCGGATCAGGGCCGAGCATGTATAGCCGGGTCAGGTCCATGCTTTTGATGTGGCGAAGGCCATGACAACTTTCTTAGTCACATTGGTGACAAGTTGTACGCGAAGGTTTTTGCCTTGAGAGGCAAGGTTAGATCAAGAACATGTTAAAATAAATCGCAAGGGCGAAATTTGTTATGCATTATAAGCTGGTGAAAAGCATTCTCTTATGCTAGTTTGATACCTTTGGTGTGGTAGATCAAGAATTGAAAACTGCAAAAGGTCAAGCAACCTAAACCATGGTCGGAGGTTAGCTtataaatagatgaaatattCACTTTGGACGAAGGTGGAGCATTTGAAAAACTCTGTGGCCTTCGCCACGAGGTTATAACAAATATAAAAAATGGAATGATCATttaatttaaatttgcatgcatgCTGGATTATAGTTGTATATATGTACTTCCATTGTAAGAGGTACAGAAAGCTTTGTTACCTGGGCTTCTTAGTGCGTTTGTTAATAACACGTGGTTATAGCCTTCGCCTGGGCAAAACACCGGAGGGAGCAGTAGGAGAATAAGTTAGCTGCATAGCTTTGCTTGCGAAGATAGACATTTCACTGCTGCCCAAGGTTCAGAAATCCAAAAACCCAAATTGAATCCAAATATCTAAGTCCGAAGCTCTAGCCTTCGAAAGATGTGAGAAACTAAAGATATGATAGTGCCTTTTCCAGGATTAATTTATGACCTGCACACATTACGTACAAGAAACTACATGGTCTTCTTGGTTAGCATGCAGTGTGTAAAGAAGGTGCTCTCAGCGGAGGTTCTAGGCTCAAGTGTGAAATTATTTAACTTGTAGAATTCTGTGAGTCAAACTTAGTGGCTTTAGCTTTCTCAACTAATTAACATGCCACACAAAAGAAATGAAGCTAAATGGTTTTTTGAATCTGAGCAGATAAAAGCTTTGCTAAAAAAAAATAGCATGATGCTATATGGATTACTTATCTTGggccttcttttttttttttgttgttgtgtaGGCCTCCGCAGCCTGGGTGGTCCAGGTGCAGAGTGGCTTCATGGGCGGAGGCTTTTTCCTTCGTTTCAAGTGGACTTTCACACTTGTGCCTGGCTGTTGCGGTCGCTGGCAGCTTGCGCTTTTATGTAGTGCGGCCTTCACGTGTATGAGGCCGGCAGAGCTCTGCGCGTTGGGCCTTCGGCTGACCATCGCTGGAGCTCTAGACGTGACGAGTCGAAGACGTTCTTCCATGGCTTGCTTGCAGGGAGTGCAGGTCGTGCGTCTTAGCCTTCGCTGCTTGGTGGCTCCTGGCAGCTGGTGCCGGCGGAGCGAGGATCAGATCGTGGCCAGAGTTGTTCCGGAGTCGCGGCGAAGGGCGCAGCCTCCGCGCGGGCGGCAGGACGATCGCGAGGACCGTCGGCAGTCGATGCCGGTGGAGTGAGCATGGCTGGAGTTGACTTGCTCTGGAATTGCAGCAAAGGATGCAGCCTCCGCATTGGCACTGTTAGACTAAGCAATGTGTGGTTGCATGTATTAGACTAGGCACCGTGCGGTTGCATGTGTGTGTCGCGTGTGTGGCTGGATGTGTGCAGAGGTTGTATAAATATGTAACCGATGCGATCAATAGATCTATCCCCTTACATTCTTTCATGGTATCATAGGGGGTTACGATCCCCGCTTCCGCAACCCTAGACGCCGCCGGTCCTCACGACCGACGCGGCCTCGCCGTCGCTGGGCCTCGCGCTCGCCGGCCGCACGCGCGCCCCTGCGCCGTGCCTTCCCTCCGTCGCTGGGCCAAGGCTCGCCGGAGTACCACACGTGCGCCGCCACGACGCCGTGCGTTCTGATCGCGCCGCCGACCGATCCAtccgcgccggccgccgatccCGTCGCCACGTCGCGCGCCGCCATGACCGATCCGTCCACGCCGCCACGGTCCGTCCGCGCCGCCACGACACGATCCGTCCGCCCGCCGCCGGTTTCCTGCCTCTACCCCAACCATGGCGGAGACCGCAGCCGAGCGCGCCGCCCGGGAGGCCCAGGAGCAGCGCGACCGGGAGGTGGCCGCCGCTGCCCGCGCCAAGGCCCTCGACGAGTACGAGGCCAAGTACGCCGACGtccacgccgccgccatcgctgTCCTCAACATCAAGGTGCTCGTGCCCGTCGTCCTGGATCGCGTCGCCAACAACTACACCCGGTGGCGCGCCCTCTTCCTCGTCGTCTTGGGCAAATATGCCCTCACCGATCACGTCCTCACCGATGTGGTCAACGATGATCGCCCGGCGTGGCTGCAGATGAACTGCACCGTCCTCGCGTGGATCTACGGCACCATCAACCCCGACCTGCAGCAGTCCACGATGTTGAAAGAGCCCAACGCGCGGGTCGCATGGGTACATCTGGAGGACGAGTTCCTCGGGCAGCGCGAGTCGCGCGCCCTCTTGCTGTCCGCCGAGTTCCGCACCGTCAAGCAAGGCTCATCCTCCATCACGGACTTCTGCCGACGCCTCGAGACGATGGCCGCCTCTCTTCGCGAGTTTGGCGACCCCGTTGGCGACCGCACCCTCGTCCTCACCCTGCTGCGCGGCCTCAGCGAGAAGTTCCGCCCCATGGTGACGAACATCAAGCTGCGACAGCCGTTCCCCAGCTTCTCGGAGGCGAGAACACTGCTGCTCCTCGAGGAAATCGACCTCAACGACTTCGCCGGTGACACCGGCACGTCCTCCAGCAGCACCACGCCGGCCGCGGGCGCACCGGCGCTCCTTGCGGCCACGGGCTCCACCAACACCGCATGGCGCCCCCCTGCCGGCGGCCCTGCTCCTCCTGGCCGCAACCAGGGCGGCGCGCCCACCGGCCAAGGCAACGGCAACCAGGGCGGCCGCTCCGGACGCCATCGCGGAcgcaacaagcagcagcagccgcacGGGCAACACCAGCGCCCGCCGGCGCAGTACCAGCCCTGGGCGTACTGGCCAccgcccgctccggggccgatgTACAGACCGCCTGCTGCAGGGTACATGgccgtgcagcagcagcagcaggcgccgcacggctacCAGGCCGCTCCACCTGGCTTCGGCCTGCCACAAGGCTTCGGCGCACCATCCGGCTACGGCTACGGGGCGCCTGGCTACCACGTCGCCCCGCCgccaccacagcagcagcagccgtggACGCCCATGCATGGAGGCAGCTTCGACACGTCCTCGCTCGCCAGCAACTTCAGCACCATGACGCTCTCCCCTCCCGGCACGGGCGAATGGTATGCTGACTCGGGCGCTGGCTCCCACATGGTCAACAACGCTGGTATACTCACCACCTCTCACCCTCCCTCGTCATCGCATCCTTCATCTATCATTGTTGGTGATGGGAACTTACTTCCCGTTACTTCCGTTGGATCACACTCTTTTTCGAACACTGGGCGTCCTCTAGTTCTTTCTAATGTTTTAGTTTCTCCAAACATTATTAAGAATCTGATTTCAGTTCGCCGTTTTACTACTGATAATAATTGTTCCATTGAGTTTGATCCCTTCGGCCTTTCTGTGAAGATCTTCAGACACGGAGCGTGATCGCCAGGTGCAATAGCACGGGCGATCTTTACCCGTTCTTCACGCCATCCAGCACCACTGCCCTCACTGCTGCTGCATCTTCCACCACTCTATGGCATCGTCGTCTCGGTCATATCGGTTATGAGGCTTTGTCCACGCTCATTAGTTCCAATGCTATTCCATGTAATAAGCGCCATGATACTCATATTTGCCACGCTTGTCAGCTTGGTCGCCATGTGCGCCTTCCTTTTAGCATGTCAAACTCTCGTGCCTCGCACGCCTTTGATTTAATACATTGTGATCTTTGGACATCCCCAGTTGTTAGTGTGTCTGGCTACAAATATTATCTTGTTATTTTAGATGACTGCACACACTACACTTGGACGTTTCCTTTACGCCTCAAATCCGACACGTTTGGTGCCATTACTCACTTTTTTTCCTATGTGCGTACGCAGTTCGGCTCCTCCATCAAGGCAGTCCAGTGCGACAACGGCCGTGAATTCGACCATTCTTCGGCCCGCACGTTCTTCCTCACTCATGGAGTCGTTCTTCGCATGTCCTGCCCTTACACTTCACAGCAAAATGGGCGGGCCGAGCGCATTCTTCGCACTATAAATAATATTGTGCGCTCCATTCTTTTTCAGGCTAGTCTTCCTCCCGTTTATTGGGCTGACTCCTTGCACACTGCAACATATCTTCTCAATCGTCACCCCACTAAAACCCTCGACGGCCTCACTCCTTTCTTTTCCCTATATGGCACGCAGCCTACGTATGATCACTTACGCGTTTTTGGCTGTGCTTGCTATCCCAACCTATCATCCACAGCTCCACATAAACTTTCACCTCGATCCACTCTGTGTGTGTTCCTGGGATACTCCACTGATCATAAGGGTTATCGGTGTCTTGATCTTCACACAAACCGTATCATCATCTCTCGCCATGTCACCTTATGACACATGGACCCTGGTGCCTCGACCGTCCGGTGTCAACCTTGTTACTGGGAAATGGGTGTTTCGTCACAAGTTCAAGTCTGATGGCTCTCTGGACCGTTACAAAGCTCGTTGGGTACTCCGCGGCTTCACACAGCGTCCAGGTATCGACTATGATGAGACTTTCAGCCCAGTGGTCAAACCAGCAACCATCCGCACAGTTCTTACTCTGGCACTCTCTCATTCATGGCCTATTCATCAGCTTGATGTGAAGAATGCATTTCTCCATGGCAACCTGAATGAGACAGTATATTGTGTTCAGCCTGCCGGTTTTGTTGACACCTCCCGCCCAGATTATGTGTGCCGGTTGAACAAGTCACTCTacggtttgaagcaagcaccccGAGCCTGGCATCATCGCTTCGCAAGTCATATCACTTCTCTCGGATTTGTTGAGGCGAAGACTGACAGTTCTCTGTTCATATACAGCCGGGGTACTGATGTGGCATTCTTGCttctctatgttgatgacattgttcTTACAGCCTCCTCTATGAGTTTTCTGCAGCGGATCATCCATGCTCTCCGCCAAGAATTCTCTATGACAGATATGGGGGCTCTTCACCACTTCCTCGGCGTCAGTGTGCAGCATCAGAGTGACAGCTTGTTCCTCTCACAGCGTCAGTATATTCTGGACATTCTTGACCGTGCTGGTATGCTTAGCTGCAAGCCTTGCAGCACACCTGTGGATACTCATTCCAAGCTTTCTGCCGATGGAGCTGCCGTCACCGACCCCTCCTCCTACCGCAGTATTGCTGGTGCTCTTCAGTATCTCACTTTTACTCGTCCAGATATTGCTTATGCTGTCCAGCAGGTGTGCCTCTACATGCATGACCCCCGGGAGCCTCATCTGTGCGCTATGAAGCGCATTCTTCGCTACCTTCAGGGTACCTTGGATCTTGGTCTTCATCTTCACCGGACCTCACCAGTAGATCTGACTGTCTACACAGATGCAGATTGGGCGGGCTGTCCTGACACGCGCAAGTCCACTTCTGGCTATGCGGTGTTTCTCGGGGACAATCTCATCTCGTGGTCATCTAAACGTCAGCCTACAGTGTCCAGGTCCAGTGCTGAGGCGGAGTATCGAGCTGTGGCAAACGGCGTTGCTGAAGCCTGCTGGTTACGACAACTACTGCAAgagcttcatcatcctcttcgccGTGCTaccgtggtctattgtgataacATAGTGCTGTTTACCTCTCCAGCAATCATGTCCAGCATCAGCGGACCAAGCATATTGAGATTGATTTGCACTTCGTGAGAGAGCGAGTCGCCCTCGGTGAAGCACGCGTCCTGCACGTTCCCACTACGTCTCAGtacgccgacatcttcaccaaaggtCTGCCGACATCAGTCTTCACGGAGTTTAGGTTCAGTCTTAATGTTCGCGGTGCTCCCAGTTAAAACTGTGGGGGAGTGTTAGACTAAGCAATGTGTGGTTGCATGTATTAGACTAGGCACCGTGCGGTTGCATGTGTGTGTCGCGTGTGTGGCTGGATGTGTGCAGAGGTTGTATAAATATGTAACCGATGCGATCAATAGATCTATCCCCTTACATTCTTTCAGGCACGGTGAGCGCTAGGCCGGAGGACGGCCGCCATCTCTTGTTCGCAAGTCGCGGTGAAGGATGAACTATCCGCGCGTGCACAGTTTGTGTGGAGTCTAGGAGCAGAGGTTCGTGGCGGAGGCTTTCCTTTCTGCGTTTGTCCAGCCTTCGACCAATGCAGTGTCACGGACCTGGCCTCCGCATATTTTTCGAAAGATCACGGTACCTGCGCACGCATAGATCAAAAAATCTTGCAAGGTTCTTGTTAGCATGTGGGTATACCACCCCGGCGGCCGATGAAGTGAGCGACAGATCAGGGCCGGAGTTGTCCGGGGGTCGCGGCGAAGGACGTAGAGCCTCCGCGTGGGCACGGTCGGCGCAGGGCCGCGCCGAAGGATGACCGCCACCATCCCAGCATCAGCCGGTGTGGGTGGAGTGAGCGGCGGGTCGTGGCTGGATCGTAGTCGCCGTGAAGGATGCAGCCTCCGCATGGGCACGGTCGGCGCAGGGCCGCGCCGAAGGATGACCGTCACCATCCCAGCATCAGCCGGTGCGGGTGGAGTGAGCGGCGGGTCGTGGCTGGATCGTAGTCGCCGTGAAGGATGCAGCCTCCGCATGGGCACGGGCACGGTCGGCGCTAGGCTGAAGGATAGTGCTGGGCCTTTGGGTTGGTGAAGATTGCTGGTACAGAGATTGCTGCAGGCTTTGGCACCTTGCAGCTTGCCCGCTCCATGCATGAGCTGGACCCTTGGACGGCTAGCAGCTACACAGTGGTGCCAGGCCTTCGTACACTGGTCCCTGCGTTGCCTGCACGTTGGGCCGGAGGTGTTGTGGATGACAGTCCTGAAGCGGTGTCCGTCGTGCGGTGCTATTTTGTTGTGCAGACGACTTTGACATCAGATGACGCGGCGCTAGCCTCTATATATGTGCTTGCGTTCTAGCCGGTTAGCTTAGCACAGAGAAGTAATCTCTCATGCGGAGATCGAGACTAGTACATGTTTGTTAAGAAAACCGTCGAAGGCTTAAAATTTAACAGCAAAGAAAACTCATAGATGTGCGCGTGTGTCCAGTTGCTGTTAGCGCACGAAGGAGGTGTTGTGAACTCACCTTGGTGcaattttgtgaaaaagaaaaagaaaaaaaaaagaaccgaTAACTTATCTCGGCCTTCGTGCGAAGCTTAGTTAGATGGCGGTGGTAACTTGCAACAGGCAGAGCCTTCGCGGGCGCCAGGTGGTCGCGGTACACATTGTGCATCTGAATGGGCACCCAGTCACGGGAGTTCTGCATGGCTTGCTGGCCTTTGTGTTCGACGTCGGAGGTCGGAGGCCTTGCATTTGCTCAACCAAAAGACTTGTGCACCTGACGGTTACCGTAGCTCCGGAGCTGACGCCAGAGCAATACTTGAGCTTTGGACGTTGCTTGTTGGAGCTTTTCCTAGGAAGCTTGCCTACAACAATTCTGCTGCTTTGCTATCATAGACAAAGGTTAGTGAATCATTGCATATTTTAATGCATCTAGGTGCAACATAACTGTAAGCAGAGTAGGTGTGTGCAGAGTAACGGCGAAACAATAATTACTTGGATGGCCAGATCGGGGTATGTATTCGTGACTTATCTGAACTGTAGTAGGCTGAAGCCTTTGTGCGAGGGCTGTACACCACGAGGCTGTCGAAGGCTATCAGATGGAGGCCGAAGGCTTGGTGCGAAGGCTCAACATCCGGAGGTCTTTCGGGGATTTTTTAAGTTGGCGACCGAACAAAGTTCCAACTCTCAACTCAGAGAAAAGTTTTCGATGGTTCCAACTCGTAACTCTCGAAATATTTCGTGCCGAGCACGGTGGGCGCCACTGTTGAAACATCGGTTTCTAACAAGAGTGAGAAGtgggcggaggccttcgtcttAGGTTGGGGTCTCCGCCTAAGATGGGCGGAGGCCAGCCTCCGCCTAAGACGGGCGGAGGTCCCTGAACGCGGCGCACTCCTGTCGGACAAGATCATCCGTCAGAGGCTCCGGGTAGAAGGTCACTAAACGAGGGATTCAGTAGGCTTTGGCAAAGTGGGAGTAGGAAAGGGGCGGAGGCCTTCGACTTTGGCCGAGGCTCCGGATTCTAACTTCGGCAGAGGCACTGCCTGAAAGAGAGAATGAGGATCAAATACAGACTcacaagaactagggtttcattaattcattcaccaGCCCCCCCTGtacagttacaagtgttccctatttatagggctcaactaccactctACAGAGTTcacaacagtgcccctcaactgctacggtacattccaggaatattccagccctagtgtctaacctcaggggtgttctcaTCGCACCGTCTCACAATGTCTTCACCTTGGGCCTAAGCCGACGCCCGTTGGAGGCCCATCAACCGTCCTCACGTATGCCTTGCTGACTTGATCGTTCCGCACCTTGATGAGAcatccgccgtcttggggagagcctccgccatcT harbors:
- the LOC136515415 gene encoding uncharacterized protein translates to MAETAAERAAREAQEQRDREVAAAARAKALDEYEAKYADVHAAAIAVLNIKVLVPVVLDRVANNYTRWRALFLVVLGKYALTDHVLTDVVNDDRPAWLQMNCTVLAWIYGTINPDLQQSTMLKEPNARVAWVHLEDEFLGQRESRALLLSAEFRTVKQGSSSITDFCRRLETMAASLREFGDPVGDRTLVLTLLRGLSEKFRPMVTNIKLRQPFPSFSEARTLLLLEEIDLNDFAGDTGTSSSSTTPAAGAPALLAATGSTNTAWRPPAGGPAPPGRNQGGAPTGQGNGNQGGRSGRHRGRNKQQQPHGQHQRPPAQYQPWAYWPPPAPGPMYRPPAAGYMAVQQQQQAPHGYQAAPPGFGLPQGFGAPSGYGYGAPGYHVAPPPPQQQQPWTPMHGGSFDTSSLASNFSTMTLSPPGTGEWYADSGAGSHMVNNAGILTTSHPPSSSHPSSIIVGDGNLLPFGSSIKAVQCDNGREFDHSSARTFFLTHGVVLRMSCPYTSQQNGRAERILRTINNIVRSILFQLDVKNAFLHGNLNETVYCVQPAGFVDTSRPDYVCRLNKSLYGLKQAPRAWHHRFASHITSLGFVEAKTDSSLFIYSRGTDVAFLLLYVDDIVLTASSMSFLQRIIHALRQEFSMTDMGALHHFLGVSVQHQSDSLFLSQRQYILDILDRAGMLSCKPCSTPVDTHSKLSADGAAVTDPSSYRSIAGALQYLTFTRPDIAYAVQQVCLYMHDPREPHLCAMKRILRYLQGTLDLGLHLHRTSPVDLTVYTDADWAGCPDTRKSTSGYAVFLGDNLISWSSKRQPTVSRSSAEAEYRAVANGVAEACCNHVQHQRTKHIEIDLHFVRERVALGEARVLHVPTTSQYADIFTKEIAAGFGTLQLARSMHELDPWTASSYTVVPGLRTLVPALPARWAGGVVDDSPEAVSVVRCYFVVQTTLTSDDAALASIYVLAF